A genomic window from Flavobacterium phycosphaerae includes:
- a CDS encoding metal-dependent transcriptional regulator: MTYSEENYLKIIYHLSVVSKTEISTNAIAQEMQTKASSVTDMLKKLAEKELVSYQKYQGVSLTEKGFFAAKMIVRKHRLWEVFLVEKLDFTWDEVHEIAEELEHIQSDKLINKLDAFLDFPSKDPHGDPIPDKDGNIAKVEKQLLSELGINKTGICVGVKDSSTGFLQYLDKQKIALGSKIRILEKESFDNSLTIEIDGNKLLITHKIAGNLFIKTI; this comes from the coding sequence ATGACCTATTCTGAAGAAAATTATTTAAAGATAATTTACCACTTATCAGTAGTTTCTAAAACCGAAATTTCTACCAATGCCATTGCGCAGGAAATGCAAACCAAAGCCTCATCGGTGACAGATATGTTAAAAAAACTGGCCGAAAAAGAATTGGTGAGTTATCAAAAATACCAAGGCGTTTCTTTGACAGAGAAAGGTTTTTTTGCGGCCAAAATGATAGTAAGAAAGCACCGCCTTTGGGAAGTTTTTTTAGTAGAAAAACTTGATTTTACTTGGGATGAGGTACATGAAATTGCCGAAGAATTAGAACACATTCAATCGGATAAACTGATTAACAAACTGGATGCTTTTTTAGATTTTCCGTCCAAAGACCCTCACGGAGACCCGATTCCGGATAAAGACGGCAATATTGCCAAAGTAGAAAAACAGTTGTTATCCGAATTGGGAATTAATAAAACCGGCATTTGCGTGGGCGTCAAAGATTCGTCAACCGGATTTTTGCAATACTTAGACAAACAAAAAATAGCCTTGGGCTCTAAAATAAGAATCCTCGAAAAAGAAAGTTTCGACAATTCTTTAACCATAGAAATTGATGGCAACAAGCTTTTGATTACCCATAAAATTGCCGGTAATCTTTTTATAAAAACGATATAA
- a CDS encoding FeoB-associated Cys-rich membrane protein: MNVQEILVYIALGIAIGFLGQKFLGKKKSKKGCDKDDCACH; the protein is encoded by the coding sequence ATGAACGTACAAGAAATATTAGTATACATCGCACTTGGCATTGCCATTGGTTTTTTGGGACAAAAGTTTTTGGGCAAAAAGAAATCCAAAAAAGGTTGTGACAAAGATGATTGTGCTTGCCATTAA
- a CDS encoding SCO family protein yields the protein MLPFIKKYRILIGTFIVFSIITITLFYNVLKPSKALPIYNPADVNPELVDSTMQYVEKYHTIGNFSFINQNGKIITQKDYEGKIYVADFFFTTCGSICPKMTANMVDVQKAILNNPKVMLLSHTVTPEIDSVPVLKKYALAKGVVDSKWNLVTGDKKDIYSLARKSYLAVKLGKPDELYDMVHTENFVLVDAQKRVRGFYDGTKKEEIKRLIDDINWLCENDKK from the coding sequence ATGCTGCCTTTTATAAAGAAATACCGAATCTTGATTGGAACTTTTATTGTTTTTTCCATCATCACCATTACGCTGTTTTACAATGTACTGAAACCCAGCAAAGCTTTGCCCATCTATAATCCGGCGGATGTCAACCCGGAATTGGTAGACAGTACCATGCAATATGTAGAAAAATACCATACCATTGGTAACTTCTCCTTTATCAATCAAAACGGAAAAATCATCACACAAAAAGATTATGAAGGCAAAATTTATGTAGCCGATTTTTTCTTTACTACTTGTGGCTCCATTTGTCCGAAAATGACCGCCAATATGGTTGATGTGCAGAAAGCGATTTTAAATAATCCTAAAGTTATGTTGCTCTCTCATACGGTAACACCGGAGATTGACAGCGTGCCCGTTTTGAAAAAATATGCTTTGGCCAAAGGCGTAGTCGACTCCAAATGGAACTTGGTTACCGGTGACAAAAAAGACATTTACAGTTTGGCCCGAAAATCTTATTTAGCGGTTAAGCTGGGTAAACCAGACGAACTATACGACATGGTACATACTGAAAACTTTGTGTTGGTAGATGCCCAAAAAAGAGTCCGCGGTTTTTATGACGGTACCAAAAAAGAAGAAATTAAGAGGCTGATTGACGATATTAATTGGCTTTGCGAAAACGATAAAAAGTAG
- a CDS encoding FeoA family protein, whose protein sequence is MKTTVDLLQIGDKATIIHVDLDKIPLKLLEMGCLPDNDLEIIQIAPLGDPIYLNVNNGSHLAIRKETAREIEVELHEK, encoded by the coding sequence TTGAAAACCACCGTTGATTTATTACAAATTGGAGACAAAGCCACTATCATTCATGTTGATTTGGATAAAATTCCGCTAAAGCTTTTAGAAATGGGCTGTTTGCCCGATAACGATTTGGAGATTATCCAAATTGCCCCGCTTGGCGATCCTATTTATTTGAATGTAAACAACGGTTCTCATTTGGCTATTCGAAAAGAAACAGCTCGTGAGATTGAAGTTGAACTCCACGAGAAATAA
- a CDS encoding M13 family metallopeptidase, which yields MKMNAISKTLLATLVFTGVSQVNAQKKTPGIDTSLMDKTVSPTQDFFKFVNGTWLKNTEIPADKTRWGSFDELRQNTDKDALAILKDAAKNPKYLSNTDQGKAINMYKAAMDTVARNKQGIAPLKPYLAKINAVKNIQDLQKLMMDEEAVGGGVGFFGVRIGADEKNSNRNVVSLGVGGLGLPDRDYYISDDKDSKEKREKYVLHVAKMLQFLGEKPEQAKADADKILALEIQMSQPRLDRVERRDARKQYNPTAIADLQKMLPVVKWDTYLKGVGFTKLDTIIVSQPRYMAALQTIFTENKVDSWKAYMRWMLLRSSAGQLSTDIETANWEFYGKTLTGALKQRPRHEKALQTVNGTVGEALGKLYVEKMFPAEAKEKASKMIQNIIRAYKKRINNLTWMSAATKAKAIEKLDKLTIKIGYPDKWEDYSALVIKSPEEGGTYFDNIKNVSQWGWKKDLAKLGKPVDKTEWGMSPQTVNAYYNPSYNEIVFPAAILQPPFYNYQADEAVNYGGIGAVIGHEISHGFDDEGSRYNAEGNLVDWWTADDLTQFTALGTALADQYSALEPLPGIHVDGKFTLGENIGDLGGINAAYDGLQLYLRENGNPGLIDGYTPEQRLFISWATIWRSKMRDEAIKNQVKTDPHSPGMYRAYVPLLNLDTFQQAFGIKAGDGMYLPTDKQVKIW from the coding sequence ATGAAAATGAATGCTATTTCAAAAACGTTGTTGGCCACACTGGTTTTTACCGGAGTTTCGCAAGTCAACGCACAAAAAAAGACGCCTGGAATCGACACGTCTTTAATGGATAAAACCGTAAGTCCAACCCAAGATTTTTTTAAATTTGTTAACGGAACTTGGTTAAAAAACACTGAAATTCCGGCTGACAAAACCCGTTGGGGAAGTTTTGATGAACTACGTCAAAACACGGACAAAGATGCATTGGCCATTTTAAAAGATGCAGCCAAAAATCCAAAATACCTTTCCAATACAGACCAAGGCAAAGCCATCAATATGTACAAAGCCGCTATGGATACCGTAGCGAGAAACAAACAAGGCATTGCTCCTTTGAAACCGTATTTGGCCAAAATTAACGCGGTTAAAAACATTCAGGATTTGCAAAAATTGATGATGGATGAAGAAGCTGTTGGTGGAGGCGTTGGTTTTTTCGGAGTTCGTATTGGAGCTGATGAAAAAAACAGTAACCGAAATGTAGTGAGTTTAGGCGTAGGCGGTTTAGGATTACCAGATAGAGATTATTATATTTCTGACGATAAAGATTCTAAAGAAAAACGCGAAAAATACGTTTTGCATGTTGCCAAAATGCTACAGTTTTTAGGCGAAAAACCAGAACAAGCTAAAGCAGATGCCGATAAAATTTTGGCATTAGAAATCCAAATGTCACAACCAAGATTAGACAGAGTAGAAAGAAGAGATGCTCGTAAACAATACAACCCAACAGCGATTGCCGATTTACAAAAAATGCTACCGGTAGTAAAATGGGATACTTATTTAAAAGGTGTTGGATTCACTAAATTGGACACTATCATTGTTTCGCAACCAAGATATATGGCAGCGTTGCAAACCATTTTTACCGAAAATAAAGTGGATTCTTGGAAAGCATACATGCGCTGGATGTTGTTGAGAAGTTCAGCAGGCCAATTATCAACGGATATTGAAACTGCTAACTGGGAGTTTTATGGTAAAACCTTAACCGGAGCTTTAAAACAAAGACCGCGTCACGAAAAAGCTTTGCAAACCGTAAACGGTACCGTTGGAGAAGCATTAGGGAAATTATATGTAGAAAAAATGTTCCCGGCTGAAGCCAAAGAAAAGGCGTCAAAAATGATTCAAAATATCATCAGAGCCTACAAAAAAAGAATCAATAATTTGACATGGATGTCTGCCGCTACCAAAGCAAAAGCCATCGAAAAATTAGACAAACTAACCATTAAAATTGGCTATCCTGACAAATGGGAAGATTATTCTGCTTTAGTAATCAAAAGCCCGGAAGAAGGAGGAACTTATTTTGACAATATCAAAAACGTTTCCCAATGGGGTTGGAAAAAAGATTTGGCTAAATTGGGCAAACCGGTAGATAAAACCGAGTGGGGTATGTCACCGCAAACGGTAAATGCTTACTACAATCCTTCTTATAATGAGATTGTATTCCCGGCGGCCATTTTACAACCTCCTTTCTACAATTATCAAGCTGATGAAGCGGTAAATTATGGTGGAATCGGAGCGGTTATTGGTCACGAAATTTCACACGGATTTGATGATGAAGGTTCACGTTATAATGCCGAAGGAAACTTGGTTGATTGGTGGACAGCTGATGATTTGACACAGTTTACGGCTTTAGGAACAGCTTTGGCCGATCAATATTCAGCTTTGGAGCCACTTCCGGGGATTCATGTAGACGGTAAATTTACTCTAGGAGAAAATATTGGAGACTTGGGCGGAATTAACGCTGCTTACGACGGATTGCAATTATATTTAAGAGAAAACGGTAATCCGGGATTAATTGACGGATACACGCCGGAACAACGTTTGTTCATTTCTTGGGCTACTATCTGGAGAAGCAAAATGCGTGATGAAGCGATTAAAAATCAAGTAAAAACCGATCCGCATTCACCGGGAATGTACAGAGCTTACGTGCCTCTGTTAAACTTGGATACGTTCCAACAAGCCTTTGGCATCAAAGCAGGAGACGGGATGTATTTACCTACTGATAAACAAGTTAAAATCTGGTAA
- a CDS encoding Rossmann-fold NAD(P)-binding domain-containing protein has protein sequence MTASAHEKISILGCGWLGLPLAKSLLAKGFAIKGSTTSTAKIPILENAGIEAFQIEVKETAIQGEIASFLADSEILIIDIPRN, from the coding sequence TTGACAGCCTCCGCCCATGAAAAAATCAGTATTTTAGGTTGTGGCTGGCTGGGATTGCCGTTGGCGAAATCATTGCTGGCAAAAGGATTTGCTATTAAAGGTTCTACGACTTCAACAGCCAAGATTCCGATTTTAGAAAATGCCGGGATTGAAGCCTTTCAAATTGAAGTAAAAGAAACCGCAATCCAAGGAGAGATAGCTTCTTTTTTAGCCGATTCAGAAATCCTGATTATTGATATCCCCCGAAATTAA
- a CDS encoding lycopene cyclase family protein has product MKHYHYIFTGSGLAALMTVYEMVLSGKFEDKSILLLDENSKKTNDRTWCFWAENKAFDEIVSKKWSSAWFKNKKFEEKLALHPYQYKMVKGLDFYTLIFDLISSQKNIHFTTQKVIDFQELGNHCVVKTETESYSCNQIFNSIFHPEIVTNQTQYPFLHQHFIGWFIKSKEAVFSPDCATFMDFSVAQKGNTRFMYVLPTSETEALLEYTLFSQELLQKEEYETEIKKYIQKLGCTDYEIIEKEQGNIPMTCYPFWKHNSKNILHIGSAGGWTKASTGYTFTNTIKKSKALVQFLNKESDFRKFHKTNKFWFYDLLLLDILAKKNEVGAAIFSAMFEKGNSTIIFKFLDEETSFWEDLQVIWKCPKGLFVKALLRRLF; this is encoded by the coding sequence ATGAAACATTACCATTACATTTTCACCGGATCGGGCTTAGCGGCACTGATGACGGTGTATGAAATGGTACTTTCCGGAAAATTTGAAGACAAATCCATTTTACTTTTGGATGAAAATTCAAAAAAAACGAATGACCGAACTTGGTGTTTTTGGGCAGAAAATAAAGCCTTTGACGAAATAGTCTCCAAAAAATGGAGCTCCGCCTGGTTTAAAAACAAAAAATTCGAAGAGAAATTAGCTTTACATCCATACCAATACAAAATGGTCAAAGGCTTGGATTTTTACACTTTGATTTTCGATTTAATTTCCAGTCAAAAAAACATTCACTTTACAACGCAAAAAGTAATCGATTTTCAGGAATTAGGAAATCATTGTGTGGTAAAAACGGAAACTGAAAGTTATAGTTGCAATCAAATTTTCAACTCCATTTTTCATCCGGAAATAGTAACCAATCAAACCCAATATCCTTTTTTACACCAACATTTTATCGGTTGGTTTATCAAAAGTAAGGAAGCTGTTTTCAGTCCGGATTGCGCCACTTTTATGGATTTTTCGGTAGCGCAAAAAGGTAATACCCGATTTATGTATGTCTTGCCTACATCGGAAACGGAAGCGTTGCTGGAATATACTTTATTCTCCCAAGAATTGCTTCAAAAAGAAGAATACGAAACCGAAATCAAAAAATACATTCAAAAACTGGGTTGTACCGATTACGAAATCATAGAAAAAGAACAAGGAAATATTCCGATGACTTGTTATCCGTTTTGGAAACACAACTCGAAAAACATCCTTCATATTGGCTCCGCAGGTGGTTGGACAAAAGCCAGTACGGGCTATACTTTTACCAATACAATCAAAAAATCAAAGGCATTAGTACAATTTTTAAATAAGGAATCCGATTTTAGAAAATTCCATAAAACCAACAAATTCTGGTTTTACGATTTACTGCTTTTAGATATTTTGGCTAAAAAAAATGAGGTTGGTGCGGCTATCTTTTCGGCTATGTTTGAAAAAGGAAATTCTACAATCATTTTCAAATTTCTGGATGAGGAAACTTCATTTTGGGAAGATTTGCAAGTAATTTGGAAATGCCCGAAAGGTCTCTTCGTGAAAGCTCTCCTCAGAAGACTTTTTTAA
- a CDS encoding Nramp family divalent metal transporter has product MNKSKSLEEVNESVATQGNAKGFRKILAFLGPAYLISVGYMDPGNWATDIAGGSQFGYALIWVLLMSNIMALLLQSLSARLGIVTQHDLAQASRETYSKFVNYVLYFLAEVAIAACDLAEVLGMAIGINLLFGIPLMEGVLITVLDTFLLLFLINKGIRKMEAFIIALVVIIGFSFVFEMIFAQPEVGKIFAGLVPSLPNANALYIAIGIIGATVMPHNLYLHSSLVQTRKFDRSDKGIKQALKYNFIDSTIALNLAFFVNAAILILAAATFYKNGMFHVAEIQDAHQLLAPLLGTQWAPILFAVALIAAGQSSTITGTLAGQIIMEGYLNLRIQPWVRRIITRLIAIVPAVIAILYFGESVTGKLLILSQVILSLQLGFAIIPLIHFVSDKTKMKGFHISKTTQVASWLIATIIVSLNAKLVFDEIKGWLETSENPTVLWFTVVPLAIGFLILLLYIIFEPFVAKAKTAIDNHSPHTLTLQLNNHKDYQKKNIAVSVDFSSADEKAILHAIDFGGKEANYTLIHVVETVGAMFYGNKISDHETSIDEKLLFDYYKMIEEKGFKVDTKLGFGKPGKVIPRIVNEGNYDLLIMGTHGHTGFKDLIFGTTVNTVRHRINIPLFLVKH; this is encoded by the coding sequence ATGAACAAATCAAAATCACTTGAAGAAGTAAATGAATCGGTTGCCACTCAAGGCAATGCTAAAGGGTTCAGAAAAATATTGGCATTTCTCGGGCCGGCTTATTTGATAAGTGTCGGTTATATGGATCCCGGGAATTGGGCGACTGATATTGCCGGCGGAAGTCAGTTTGGGTATGCCTTGATTTGGGTTTTATTGATGAGTAATATCATGGCGCTGTTGCTGCAAAGTTTGAGCGCTCGTCTCGGAATTGTTACGCAACACGATTTGGCGCAAGCTTCCCGCGAAACCTATTCGAAGTTCGTTAATTATGTGCTTTATTTTTTGGCCGAAGTAGCTATTGCCGCTTGTGATTTAGCCGAGGTTTTAGGAATGGCTATCGGAATCAATTTGCTTTTTGGCATTCCGTTGATGGAAGGCGTGCTGATTACGGTTTTAGATACTTTTTTATTGTTGTTTTTAATCAACAAAGGCATCCGAAAAATGGAAGCGTTTATCATTGCTTTAGTAGTGATTATAGGCTTTTCGTTTGTGTTTGAAATGATTTTTGCACAGCCCGAAGTAGGTAAAATATTTGCCGGTTTGGTTCCGAGTCTGCCTAACGCTAATGCACTTTATATTGCTATCGGAATTATTGGAGCCACAGTAATGCCGCACAATTTATACCTTCATTCTTCTTTGGTTCAAACCCGAAAATTTGACCGAAGCGATAAGGGCATTAAACAAGCTTTGAAATACAATTTTATAGACAGTACGATTGCGTTGAATTTAGCTTTTTTTGTCAATGCGGCGATTTTGATTTTGGCAGCAGCGACGTTCTACAAAAATGGGATGTTTCATGTAGCCGAAATTCAAGATGCTCACCAGCTTTTGGCACCTTTATTGGGAACACAATGGGCACCGATTTTATTTGCCGTTGCTTTGATTGCCGCTGGGCAAAGTTCTACTATCACAGGAACCTTGGCCGGACAAATTATAATGGAAGGTTACTTGAATTTGAGAATACAACCTTGGGTGCGTAGAATCATTACGCGATTAATTGCGATTGTTCCTGCCGTTATTGCCATCCTCTATTTTGGCGAAAGCGTGACCGGAAAACTGTTGATTTTAAGTCAGGTGATTTTGAGTTTGCAGTTGGGATTTGCGATTATTCCGTTGATTCATTTTGTCAGCGATAAAACTAAAATGAAAGGATTCCACATTAGTAAAACCACTCAGGTTGCTTCTTGGTTGATTGCTACCATTATCGTTTCCTTAAATGCTAAATTGGTTTTTGATGAAATCAAAGGTTGGCTCGAAACGTCCGAAAACCCTACAGTGCTTTGGTTTACTGTGGTTCCTTTGGCGATTGGATTTTTGATTTTGCTGTTGTATATCATTTTTGAACCTTTTGTAGCGAAAGCCAAAACAGCTATCGATAATCATTCGCCACACACCTTAACTTTACAATTAAACAATCACAAGGATTATCAAAAAAAGAACATTGCTGTTTCAGTTGATTTTTCTTCAGCGGATGAGAAAGCCATTCTTCATGCTATTGATTTCGGTGGGAAAGAAGCAAATTATACTTTGATTCACGTGGTGGAAACCGTTGGAGCCATGTTCTACGGAAACAAAATTAGTGATCACGAAACTTCCATTGATGAGAAATTGCTTTTTGACTATTACAAAATGATAGAAGAAAAAGGCTTTAAAGTGGATACTAAATTAGGATTCGGGAAACCCGGTAAAGTGATTCCGAGAATTGTTAATGAAGGGAATTATGATTTATTGATTATGGGAACGCATGGACACACCGGATTCAAAGATTTAATTTTTGGCACCACCGTTAATACCGTACGACACCGAATCAACATTCCGTTGTTTTTGGTAAAGCATTAA
- a CDS encoding transporter yields the protein MKLKILLLLLWLSNTCFSQKTEPIQADRPDQTETPAIVPKGMFQVETGFTFQKNENHNETWSLPSTLWKYGVNGNFEVRLITEFVSEKIDDEKLSGFSPVLIGFKVSLCQEKGIVPKTSFIGHVSLPNAASSKYKTDYSAPEFRFTMQHTLSEKLSLGYNLGCEWDGVTPATTYIYTLTTGYAVTNKLGSYIELFGFAPQDDSANHNLDGGVTYLITDNFMVDLSSGVGLTDNAPEHYIAFGFSFRQ from the coding sequence ATGAAACTGAAAATATTACTGCTGCTCTTATGGCTATCTAACACCTGCTTTTCACAAAAGACGGAACCTATACAAGCGGACCGACCTGACCAAACCGAAACACCGGCCATAGTTCCGAAAGGAATGTTTCAAGTGGAAACCGGTTTTACTTTTCAAAAAAATGAAAACCACAATGAAACGTGGAGCCTTCCCTCAACACTATGGAAATATGGTGTGAATGGCAATTTTGAAGTGCGATTGATTACAGAATTTGTTTCCGAAAAAATAGATGACGAAAAATTATCCGGCTTCAGTCCGGTATTAATCGGATTTAAAGTCAGTCTTTGCCAAGAAAAAGGGATTGTTCCCAAAACGTCTTTTATTGGCCATGTTTCATTACCCAATGCCGCTTCGTCAAAATATAAAACGGATTACTCGGCTCCGGAATTCCGATTTACGATGCAACACACCCTTTCTGAAAAGTTATCACTGGGTTATAATCTAGGTTGTGAATGGGATGGTGTTACGCCGGCTACTACCTATATTTATACTTTGACAACAGGATATGCAGTTACAAATAAACTGGGTTCATATATAGAATTATTTGGTTTTGCTCCTCAGGACGACAGTGCCAATCATAATTTGGATGGCGGTGTTACCTATTTGATTACCGATAATTTTATGGTAGATTTGTCTTCGGGCGTTGGGTTGACCGATAATGCGCCGGAACATTATATTGCCTTTGGCTTTTCATTCAGACAATAA
- the feoB gene encoding ferrous iron transport protein B yields MSIQNITVALIGNPNTGKTSVFNQLTGLNQQVGNYPGITVEKKLGFSKLPNNIKANILDLPGTYSLNASSIDENVVIELLLNKNDKLYPDVAVVVTDVENLKRNLLLFTQIKDLEIPTILVINMTDRMKPKGITLDIPFLEEQLKTKIVLVSTRKGIGIEDLKNQIVEYKSLSTEPCLNASVIDVEYFDKLRKAFPNQLLYKLWLVITQDVNFLNLERNEIRNSFTKSHSDLKRLQQKETIKRYQFINDTLKIGQTIDTANASDLRSKLDKVLTHKIFGYAIFFGILLLIFQSIFDWSSVPMEFIDSTFANLANYAKYHLPAGEFTDLISEGIIPGIGGIVIFIPQIAFLFLFISVLEESGYMSRVVFLMDKIMRRYGLSGKSVVPLISGTACAIPAIMSSRNIENWKERLITILVTPFITCSARLPVYAIIIALIIPEKRLLGIFSLQGATLMILYLLGFGMAIFSAFILNKILKLKTKSYFVVEMPNYKLPLFKNVAINVIEKTKAFVFGAGKIILALSVILWFLGSHGPKKDFAKAESVVEQKAKIENQTDKNYIADEISSYKLEHSYIGIIGKSIEPVIQPLGYDWKIGIAVVSSFAAREVFVGTLATIYSVGSHNSEETTIKNRMEAEVYPDGKKVFNFATGVSLLLFYAFAMQCISTLAIVKKETNSWKWPVIQLVFMSGFAYLTALIAFQILK; encoded by the coding sequence ATGAGCATTCAAAACATTACTGTAGCTTTAATTGGAAATCCCAATACGGGAAAAACTTCGGTGTTTAATCAACTTACCGGATTGAATCAGCAGGTTGGAAACTATCCCGGTATTACGGTGGAAAAAAAATTGGGTTTTTCTAAATTACCCAACAACATCAAAGCCAATATCCTTGATTTGCCGGGGACTTACAGTTTGAATGCCAGTTCTATTGATGAAAATGTGGTTATCGAATTGCTGCTGAATAAAAACGACAAACTCTATCCCGACGTTGCGGTGGTCGTGACCGATGTGGAGAATTTGAAACGAAATTTATTGCTTTTTACCCAAATCAAAGATTTAGAGATTCCAACCATCTTGGTCATCAATATGACGGACCGAATGAAACCAAAGGGAATTACTTTGGATATCCCTTTTCTGGAAGAGCAACTGAAAACCAAAATCGTTTTGGTCAGCACCCGAAAAGGCATTGGGATTGAAGATTTAAAAAATCAAATTGTTGAATACAAATCGCTATCAACGGAACCTTGTTTAAACGCTTCCGTTATTGATGTGGAGTATTTTGACAAACTTCGAAAAGCTTTTCCAAACCAATTACTTTATAAACTTTGGCTGGTAATTACTCAAGATGTCAATTTTTTGAATTTAGAACGAAATGAAATTCGCAATTCATTTACCAAATCGCATAGCGATTTAAAACGTTTACAGCAAAAGGAAACCATCAAACGCTACCAATTTATCAATGACACGTTGAAAATTGGTCAAACCATTGATACGGCAAACGCTTCTGATTTGCGCTCAAAACTGGACAAAGTTTTAACTCATAAAATCTTTGGTTACGCTATTTTCTTCGGCATCTTGTTGTTGATTTTCCAGTCTATTTTTGATTGGTCGAGTGTTCCGATGGAATTCATTGACAGCACATTTGCCAACTTAGCGAATTATGCCAAATATCATCTGCCTGCCGGAGAATTTACTGATTTAATCAGCGAAGGCATCATTCCGGGAATTGGCGGTATCGTGATTTTTATTCCGCAAATTGCTTTTCTGTTTCTGTTTATTTCAGTACTCGAAGAAAGCGGTTATATGAGTCGTGTAGTGTTTTTGATGGACAAAATCATGCGCCGTTACGGCCTTTCAGGCAAAAGTGTGGTGCCTTTAATTTCGGGGACAGCTTGTGCTATTCCGGCGATTATGAGTTCCAGAAATATTGAAAACTGGAAAGAGCGACTGATTACTATTTTGGTAACTCCATTCATCACTTGTTCGGCGCGTTTGCCGGTTTACGCTATCATCATTGCACTGATTATTCCGGAAAAAAGACTGCTTGGTATCTTTAGTTTGCAAGGAGCAACATTGATGATTTTATATTTGTTAGGTTTTGGAATGGCCATTTTTTCGGCTTTTATTTTGAATAAAATTTTAAAACTAAAGACCAAATCTTATTTCGTGGTAGAAATGCCCAATTACAAATTACCGCTTTTCAAAAATGTAGCCATTAATGTAATTGAAAAAACCAAAGCCTTTGTTTTTGGTGCCGGGAAAATAATCTTAGCCTTATCGGTTATCCTATGGTTTTTGGGTTCTCATGGCCCGAAGAAAGACTTTGCCAAAGCAGAAAGTGTCGTAGAGCAAAAAGCCAAAATCGAAAATCAAACCGACAAAAATTACATCGCTGACGAAATCAGTTCTTATAAATTAGAGCATTCTTACATCGGTATCATCGGAAAATCTATCGAGCCGGTTATTCAACCTTTGGGCTATGACTGGAAAATAGGCATTGCCGTGGTGAGTTCGTTTGCCGCCCGCGAAGTTTTCGTAGGAACCTTGGCCACTATTTACAGTGTTGGCAGCCACAACAGCGAAGAAACTACCATCAAAAACCGAATGGAAGCCGAAGTCTACCCGGACGGAAAAAAAGTATTCAACTTTGCAACCGGAGTTTCCTTATTACTTTTTTATGCCTTTGCGATGCAATGTATCAGCACCTTGGCCATCGTAAAAAAAGAAACCAATTCTTGGAAATGGCCTGTAATTCAGCTGGTATTCATGAGCGGATTTGCTTATCTAACAGCGCTTATTGCGTTTCAAATTTTGAAATAA
- a CDS encoding Rossmann-fold NAD(P)-binding domain-containing protein: MSSTAVYSDDNTIITEATKPQPDSESGRQLLEAETLFQNNTNFKTTAVRFGGLIGDDRHPIKFLAGKQNLENPEAPINLIHQTDCIGVLESIIQNDFFGEIFNAVTSFHPTRKNYYTQKALELNLPLPEFETNQPSFGKTILSTKLETVLNYSFKKHLL; the protein is encoded by the coding sequence GTGAGCTCAACAGCAGTATATTCCGATGACAACACCATAATCACAGAGGCTACTAAACCTCAACCAGACTCCGAAAGCGGCCGTCAATTGCTGGAAGCAGAAACCCTTTTTCAGAACAATACAAATTTTAAAACTACGGCTGTTCGTTTTGGCGGATTGATTGGTGATGACCGACATCCGATTAAATTTTTAGCCGGAAAACAAAATCTTGAAAACCCGGAAGCTCCTATAAATTTGATTCATCAAACGGATTGTATTGGTGTTTTGGAAAGCATTATTCAAAACGATTTTTTTGGGGAAATTTTTAATGCAGTCACCTCATTTCATCCAACCAGAAAAAACTATTACACTCAAAAAGCACTTGAATTAAATTTACCTTTGCCGGAATTTGAAACCAACCAACCGTCGTTCGGAAAAACTATTCTAAGTACTAAACTGGAAACGGTATTGAACTATTCATTTAAAAAACACCTCTTATGA